From the Lolium rigidum isolate FL_2022 chromosome 2, APGP_CSIRO_Lrig_0.1, whole genome shotgun sequence genome, one window contains:
- the LOC124687844 gene encoding BTB/POZ domain-containing protein At1g67900-like, which yields MKFMKLGGRPDTFFSPSESARSVYTEVTTDLQILVGNCLYHLHKFPLLSKCLLLQALCAEPGSGGDGEVIELAGFPGGAEAFEACAKFCYGITITVSARNLVPLRCAAAHLGMSEAADRGNLAAKLDSFLASCLLRRWKDALAVLHSTRHGAPLCEELGLTSRCVDAVAVLIASPANAMPAKSTSASPWWAHDVAELGVDMFWRIMVAVKSTGAVHEKTVGDALKAYARRWLPNVAKDAEQPFDDAGAIAADNSVKQVTTRHRLLLEKIVSLLPVDKDAVSCAFLLKLLKAANILSASAASKAELVRRVAWQLEEASVGDLLIPSVSCVSDMLYDVDAVAAILDEFALRHAAATAQPPAAISPDDDSPARSGGHRRSRSDESVGFDGARRSSSAAPVSQYALARVGRLVDTFLIEVSKDPNLPVDKLLAIAEAVPDSARPEHDGLYKVVDSYLKAHPEMSKSARKRLCRVLNCRKLSEKACSHAAQNELLPLRVVVQVLFFEHARAAALSGGPVASDSDLPSNIKALLSSKSAGSEDDDADRVDEQRLRALASGASPGDDWSVEGLRRAASKIATLRMKMEEDEDDDEEFVRKAGLSRSASLRFRAFCALPTANPKRMLSKLWPLARSITADRH from the exons ATGAAGTTCATGAAACTTGGCGGGAGGCCCGACACTTTCTTCTCCCCCTCCGAGTCCGCGAG GTCTGTTTATACGGAGGTGACCACTGACCTGCAGATCCTGGTGGGTAACTGCCTCTACCATCTCCACAAG TTTCCTCTGCTCTCGAAATGCCTGCTCCTGCAGGCGCTCTGCGCCGAGCCCGgctccggcggcgacggcgaggtcatCGAGCTCGCGGGGTTCCCCGGCGGAGCGGAGGCGTTCGAGGCCTGCGCCAAGTTCTGCTACGGCATCACCATCACCGTCAGCGCGCGTAACCTCGTCCCGCTCCGTtgcgcggcggcgcacctcggcaTGTCCGAGGCCGCCGACCGGGGCAACCTCGCCGCGAAGCTCGACTCCTTCCTCGCCTCCTGTCTCCTCCGCCGCTGGAAGGACGCGCTCGCCGTGCTCCACTCCACGCGCCACGGCGCGCCGCTCTGCGAGGAGCTCGGCCTCACCTCGCGCTGCGTGGACGCCGTCGCGGTACTCATCGCCAGCCCCGCCAACGCCATGCCCGCCAAGTCGACGTCGGCGTCGCCGTGGTGGGCGCACGACGTGGCCGAGCTCGGCGTCGACATGTTCTGGCGCATCATGGTGGCCGTCAAGTCCACGGGCGCCGTCCACGAGAAGACCGTCGGCGACGCGCTCAAGGCGTACGCGCGCCGCTGGCTGCCCAACGTGGCcaaggacgcggagcagccgttcGATGACGCTGGCGCCATTGCCGCCGACAACAGCGTGAAGCAGGTCACCACGAGGCACCGGCTCCTGCTGGAGAAGATCGTGAGCCTTCTCCCCGTGGACAAGGACGCCGTCTCCTGCGCcttcctcctcaagctcctcaAGGCGGCCAACATCCTAAGCGCGTCCGCCGCGTCCAAGGCCGAGCTGGTCAGGAGGGTGGCGTGGCAGCTCGAGGAGGCCAGCGTCGGCGACCTGCTCATCCCGTCCGTGTCCTGCGTCAGCGACATGCTCTACGATGTGGACGCCGTGGCTGCCATCCTCGACGAGTTCGCGCTACGGCACGCGGCGGCGACCGCGCAGCCTCCAGCAGCGATAAGccccgacgacgacagccccgcgCGGTCGGGCGGGCACAGGCGGTCGAGGTCGGACGAGAGCGTTGGGTTcgatggcgcgcggcggtcgTCATCAGCGGCGCCTGTCTCGCAGTACGCGCTGGCTAGAGTGGGCAGGCTGGTGGACACGTTCCTGATCGAGGTGAGCAAGGACCCCAACCTGCCCGTGGACAAGCTGCTCGCCATTGCCGAGGCCGTGCCCGACAGCGCCCGCCCGGAGCACGACGGCCTCTACAAAGTCGTCGACTCGTACCTCAAG GCGCACCCGGAGATGAGCAAGAGCGCGAGAAAGCGGCTGTGCCGGGTGCTCAACTGCCGGAAGCTGTCGGAGAAGGCGTGCTCGCACGCGGCGCAGAACGAGCTCCTCCCGCTCCGCGTCGTCGTGCAGGTGCTCTTCTTCGAGCACGCCCGCGCGGCGGCGCTCTCTGGCGGGCCCGTCGCCTCCGACTCCGACCTGCCGAGCAACATCAAGGCGCTGCTGTCCTCCAAGTCTGcagggtcggaggacgacgatgcCGACCGGGTAGACGAGCAGCGGCTCCGCGCCCTGGCATCCGGCGCGTCCCCCGGCGACGACTGGAGCGTGGAGGGCCTCCGGCGGGCGGCGTCCAAGATCGCCACGCTGCGCAtgaagatggaggaggacgaggacgatgatgaggagtTCGTGCGCAAGGCCGGGCTGTCGCGCAGCGCGTCCCTGCGGTTCAGGGCCTTCTGCGCCCTCCCGACGGCGAACCCCAAGCGGATGCTCAGCAAGCTGTGGCCTTTGGCTAGAAGCATCACCGCCGACCGGCATTAG